In Actinoplanes derwentensis, the following proteins share a genomic window:
- a CDS encoding NAD(P)/FAD-dependent oxidoreductase, with the protein MSTAPQVLVVGAGIVGAAIARVLARAGCGVVVVDRGATAGGTSASGEGNILVSDKGPGAELRLTQRSLTAWDRVREELRDELPAGFPDLELDHKGGLVVATTGTGATALLEFAGTQRGAGVTAEVVDDVRAHDLEPDLTRDLTAAVFYPQDAQIQPVIATEALLAAARRHGAEVRQQVEVTGGIVTGGRLTGVRTTGGPLHADLVIVAAGPWSGAVADRIGVTLPVRPRRGTVLVTARMPHRIHRKVYDADYVGAVGSGSADLQVSSVVESTAAGTVLIGSSRERRGFDDRIEARVLSVLAAKALLLFPFLADAQVMRAYGGFRPFVPDHLPIIGPDPRLPGLWHATGHEGAGIGLSLATADLMADLIFERVTENEFRLDRPALEGEL; encoded by the coding sequence GTGTCCACTGCTCCTCAGGTTCTCGTCGTCGGGGCCGGCATCGTCGGTGCTGCGATCGCCCGGGTGCTGGCCCGCGCCGGTTGCGGCGTCGTCGTGGTCGATCGCGGCGCGACGGCGGGCGGCACCTCGGCGAGCGGGGAGGGCAACATCCTCGTCTCCGACAAGGGTCCCGGCGCCGAGTTGCGGCTCACCCAGCGGTCGCTGACCGCGTGGGACCGGGTGCGCGAAGAGCTGCGTGACGAGCTGCCGGCCGGGTTCCCTGATCTGGAGCTGGACCACAAGGGCGGCCTGGTCGTGGCCACCACCGGCACCGGCGCGACGGCGCTGCTGGAGTTCGCCGGGACCCAGCGTGGTGCCGGGGTGACCGCCGAGGTCGTCGACGACGTCCGGGCGCACGACCTCGAACCCGATTTGACCCGTGACCTCACCGCGGCGGTCTTCTACCCGCAGGACGCCCAGATCCAGCCGGTGATCGCCACCGAGGCCCTGCTCGCCGCGGCCCGCCGGCATGGCGCCGAGGTCCGCCAGCAGGTCGAGGTCACCGGCGGCATCGTGACCGGCGGTCGGCTGACCGGCGTGCGGACCACCGGCGGACCACTGCACGCCGACCTGGTGATCGTGGCGGCCGGTCCCTGGTCGGGCGCGGTCGCCGACCGGATCGGGGTGACGCTGCCGGTCCGCCCGCGCCGGGGCACCGTGCTGGTCACCGCACGGATGCCGCACCGGATCCACCGCAAGGTGTACGACGCCGACTATGTGGGCGCGGTCGGCTCGGGATCGGCCGACCTGCAGGTCTCCAGCGTGGTCGAGTCCACCGCGGCCGGCACCGTCTTGATCGGCTCGTCGCGCGAGCGCCGCGGGTTCGACGACCGGATCGAGGCGCGGGTGCTGTCCGTCCTGGCCGCCAAGGCCCTGCTGCTCTTCCCGTTCCTGGCCGACGCCCAGGTGATGCGGGCCTACGGCGGGTTCCGCCCGTTCGTGCCGGATCACCTGCCGATCATCGGGCCGGACCCGCGGCTGCCCGGACTGTGGCACGCCACCGGTCACGAGGGCGCCGGCATCGGCTTGAGCCTGGCCACCGCCGACCTGATGGCGGACCTGATCTTCGAGAGAGTCACCGAGAACGAGTTCCGGCTCGACCGGCCCGCTCTGGAGGGAGAGCTGTGA